The sequence below is a genomic window from Nostoc flagelliforme CCNUN1.
TAGAGGGGCAAGGGAGTGGAGTTCAAAGACTCATCGGCGAGTATAAAAGACTCATTCACGAGTATAAAAGACTCATCGGCGAGTATAAAAGACTCGTCGGCGAGTATAAAAGACTCATTCACGAGTATAAAAGACTCGTCGGCGAGTATAAAAGACTCATTCACGAGTATAAAAGGCTCGTCGGCGAGTATCAAAGACTCATTCACGAGTATAAAAGGCTCGTCGGCGAGTATCAAAGACTCATTCACGAGTATCAAAGACTCGTCGGCGAGTATCAAAGACTCATTCACGAGTATCAAAGACTCGTCGGCGAGTATCAAAGACTCATTCACGAGTATCAAAGACTCGTCGGCGAGTATCAAAGACTCATCCCCAATGTCCAATACTTCGACTTCGCTCAGTACGAGTACCCAATGCCCAATACTTCGACTTCCCTCAGTACGAGTGCCCAATGCCCAATGACTAATGACTAATGACAAATGACTAAAAAATGGTTCCGAATTGGGATGGTGAGTGTATTTCTTTTCTCACTTGCCTTAAGGTTTTGGGGGCTGGAGCGATTCAACACTCTGGTATTTGATGAAGTTTACTTTGCCAAATTTGGTAATAATTATCTCACGCATACGCCATTTTTTAATGCTCATCCGCCGTTGAGTCAATATATGATCGGCATCGGCATTTGCATTGGCAGTCATATTCCTTTTTGGCACGATACGGTAAATGGATTAACAGGATCATTGCGATCGCCTTGGACTTATCGGTGGTTCAATGCCCTTACTGGCTCATTTATCCCTTTAGTTGTGGCTGCGATCGCTTATCAGTTGAGTTATCGCCGTAGCTTTGCTCTGCTTGCAGGTTTGTTTACAGCTTGTGATGGCATTTTTCTAGTTGAGTCTCGCTATGCTTTAAGTAATATTTATATCGTCATCTTTGGTTTATTAGGACACTGGTTTTTATTATTGGCATTAGATAACCAAAATCGGCGACGTTCTTTTTGGTTAGTTTTTGCTGGCATTGCTTTTGGTGCGTCAGTCGGTACTAAATGGAACGGTTTATGGTTCCTCTCAGGTGCTTATCTCATTTGGATAGCAGCTTGGGTAATCCATTTGATACATTCTTTTATTAACTCCAAACTCTTTTTTACATCTTCTTCATTGAAAGAGGCAGAAGGCAGGAGGCAGGAGGCAGAAGGCAGGGGGCAGGAGGTAGAAGTTAGTACTTATTCTCCCTCATCTCAGACACCGCTACAAAACCTCACTCAGCTAAATATATTTCACATGCTGTCTTATCTAGGAATTATCCCAGCTTTGATTTACAGCATCATCTGGATTCCTCACCTTCAACTAGATAAAACTTATGGATTTATTGCAGTACATCAGCAAATTTTGAAGTTTCACTTACAGCTAGGTGGGAATAGTGCTAACGTGCATCCTTATTGTGCTGCCTGGTACAAATGGCCATTGATGATTCGACCAATGGCATATTATTATCAAACGGCTGAAAGTATCACCGAACCCTTACCTGTGATGGGCCCGCCTTTGCCTGCCGGTGCTGGACAAGTTATTTATGATGTCCATGCAATGGGCAATCCATTTTTATGGTGGTTTGGTG
It includes:
- a CDS encoding dolichyl-phosphate-mannose--protein mannosyltransferase, with translation MTKKWFRIGMVSVFLFSLALRFWGLERFNTLVFDEVYFAKFGNNYLTHTPFFNAHPPLSQYMIGIGICIGSHIPFWHDTVNGLTGSLRSPWTYRWFNALTGSFIPLVVAAIAYQLSYRRSFALLAGLFTACDGIFLVESRYALSNIYIVIFGLLGHWFLLLALDNQNRRRSFWLVFAGIAFGASVGTKWNGLWFLSGAYLIWIAAWVIHLIHSFINSKLFFTSSSLKEAEGRRQEAEGRGQEVEVSTYSPSSQTPLQNLTQLNIFHMLSYLGIIPALIYSIIWIPHLQLDKTYGFIAVHQQILKFHLQLGGNSANVHPYCAAWYKWPLMIRPMAYYYQTAESITEPLPVMGPPLPAGAGQVIYDVHAMGNPFLWWFGVAAMLFLVGMLVSQPVILWVKEKRFPVPATLSVDTWIALYLVINYTANLLPWVKVTRCVFIYHYMCAVVFIFLAIAWFVDQCLRSYYQQLRALGVTITFIILAAFIFWMPIYLGLPLSPHDYKLRMWFNSWI